The Eurosta solidaginis isolate ZX-2024a chromosome 4, ASM4086904v1, whole genome shotgun sequence genome includes a window with the following:
- the LOC137247761 gene encoding uncharacterized protein, producing the protein MYLFAAIFGGIAAVLLFIALIVAVLRLKSQLIFDIYPAKGVFYQLKYIIALWLVKRLRNKVYYTKDELNSPEFHAKIDRPQALGDDPQSYDVISFMGANDEGAKLIITLERRRRGVLKACLYLYLPEHGLFCTPKLPDMLYFTTDGKRENDEFKGCGFHVYPEESMRQWRIRYEGEMRNATDERKLLPVRLNMQFTTQAPFFYYNRDLSSAVIADSVAREAWNDAFYNLLKHVPEMVEKRKHYDQSGRLVGEVQLAERCFQLELRGFRDHSFGTERCLSNINRYVYVVLFLEDGSSMVVGNLSQPAFFLSSLKVGYVCTSQGVYEPITDCNYELYTYGEKGTPPRHKNFFVYTAKDKYLVQIEEQQSTVRYMGSDWSSKVYNQFVECTVNGKRGQGITEYLYKNKQSERPESVSASDPEWYKRVKSYERNLSKRKEEQNEVFLF; encoded by the coding sequence ATGTACTTATTTGCCGCGATCTTTGGCGGCATTGCAGCAGTACTGCTATTCATCGCGCTGATCGTCGCAGTTTTACGTTTGAAATCCCAACTTATCTTTGATATCTACCCTGCAAAAGGCGTATTCTACCAATTGAAATACATCATAGCTTTGTGGTTGGTAAAGCGACTACGTAACAAAGTTTATTATACAAAGGACGAACTTAATTCGCCCGAATTCCATGCAAAAATCGATCGTCCACAAGCGCTCGGTGATGATCCACAAAGTTATGATGTGATATCGTTCATGGGCGCAAATGATGAGGGTGCTAAGCTTATTATCACACTAGAACGGCGTCGACGTGGCGTGCTCAAAGCTTGTCTCTATCTCTATTTACCCGAGCACGGTTTATTTTGCACACCAAAACTGCCCGACATGCTTTACTTCACTACAGATGGTAAGCGCGAGAATGATGAATTCAAAGGTTGCGGTTTTCATGTTTATCCCGAAGAGTCTATGCGTCAATGGCGCATACGTTACGAGGGCGAAATGCGTAACGCCACAGATGAGCGCAAACTTTTGCCTGTGCGCCTGAATATGCAATTTACAACGCAAGCACCTTTCTTCTATTACAATCGCGATTTGAGTTCGGCCGTCATAGCAGATTCGGTGGCGCGTGAGGCTTGGAATGATGCATTCTATAATTTACTTAAGCATGTACCCGAAATGGTTGAGAAACGCAAGCACTACGATCAAAGTGGGCGCTTGGTGGGTGAGGTTCAATTGGCGGAACGTTGCTTTCAACTCGAGTTACGTGGCTTCCGCGATCATAGTTTTGGAACAGAACGTTGCCTCTCCAATATTAATCGTTATGTTTATGTTGTACTCTTTTTGGAGGATGGCTCCAGTATGGTGGTTGGTAATCTAAGTCAACCTGCATTCTTTCTCTCATCGCTTAAAGTTGGTTATGTCTGCACGTCGCAGGGTGTTTATGAACCGATAACTGATTGCAATTACGAGCTCTACACTTATGGTGAGAAGGGTACACCGCCACGTCATAAGAATTTTTTCGTATATACGGCAAAGGATAAATATTTGGTGCAAATTGAGGAGCAACAATCAACTGTGCGTTATATGGGCTCTGATTGGTCTTCGAAGGTGTACAATCAATTTGTAGAATGCACGGTGAATGGCAAACGGGGTCAAGGTATTACAGAATATCTGTATAAGAATAAGCAAAGTGAACGACCGGAGTCGGTGAGCGCATCAGATCCGGAATGGTATAAGCGCGTGAAGAGTTACGAGCGTAATTTGAGCAAACGCAAGGAAGAGCAAAACGAGGTATTCTTATTTTGA